The genomic interval CCAGTTTCTCATAACAAGATTCCCACTCATCGCGCTTACCCTCATACACTAGATCCTCAACGCAATAGATGAAAGGAAAATGCTTGCTCTGCAAAACATGTGAgaatcatataaataaaatactcatAACAGTGAAATACATGTAAAGCAATGATATAATGAATCAAAAGAAAGATCAGATTAGGAAAACTAAGCAGCACTAAAATAACTAGAAAAagcactttaaaaaataaagtaatgttAACAAATAGGACCATATAACTGCCCATTAGTTTGCGTGCAAGAGAAAAAAGGCACATAAAGGGACAGAGCATaattttaaagtcattttcaatATTGAACTAACCTTGAAGGCACAATGACCTGTACTATATATAAGTCTATAATAACCATGGAAATTATGAATTACCAAACTGTAAATTGGATCGTAGTATTTAAACAAAGTTATGTACTCTATAACTCTAAGCATTGTATAATAGAAAACTACAACAGCCCACTCTGTTGTTGAAGACATAGACACAATTAACCAATCTCTGTAATCAATTGTTGTTTTCTTGTGCATATATTTATCTTGTGTTTGTATTTATTTGCTATCAGAGTGACTATTGTAGTTTTTCTATTATGTAATGTTTATATTATACTCCCTCGGTCCTAAAATAATTGAGTCTTTGTAACAGCCGAGTTCAATTGATAGTGGGAATGAATAGATAGTGGTACTTTTCCCCTAGGTACAGGGTTGGGTAAGGGTCTACATAGTGGATGATACTCTAATGCAAACAGTATTAATTAAAGGGTAAAAAAATGCATTGAAAATTGAAAGGGTCAATTATTTCATGATGATATTTTTTGGAAATGGATCAATTATTATGGGAGAGAGAGAGTACTAATTATCATAGTAGTCCTCGTCCCAATTAAAGAAAATTCCTTTGAAATAATTGAGAAAacaatacatataaaaaaaaacataaacattcataattatagttatttaatttcattgttTCCTCTATCTCTCTTATTAGCTATGAAGCACAATACTAACTCAAACAACAAACATAACACTGACAAGAAGACACCGTAATGATTTGAGAAAATCaagtaattgaatgtaatcacgGACAAGATAAGAGGTGTGGGTGCTATAGAACTAATTACTAAAGAGGCAAAACAATTCTTACCAGTTGAGGCCAAATATCAATAGCACATGCTTCAACAGTGTTCAGCAAACACTCGTTTGGACCGTGCTGCAATTATCATCATCCATCATCAAAcccaaattaattaattaattaagtaattagttaaataattaaatgagatATATACTAGAAAATTGAAGTAAAGAGTGTACCTGGCAATCAAAGGTGGAGTTACCTCTAAGTTTAGCATTACCCCAAGGAACGAGTTTAAGGTCAACGATAGAGATAAGGTCTTGTTCGAAGATTTTAGGGAGGTAATTGACTATGAAATTGGAGCAGTAAGGGCACAAACTTTCATAATACAACTCTAAGGAAACCTTGTTGTGAGATTGAGAGGGAGAGAAGAAGGAAGAGAAAGAGAGGAATAAGATCAGAGAAAGAGAGAGTGTGTTTGAAGAAACCATGACTGAATCTCAAAGTAAATTAGAATTCGAGTAGAACAAGTAACTATATTTTGCATGCGAGGTGGGACCCAACGCTAAACTGTGACAGTAATCGTCACCGTCACTGGGACGagatttcttcttcttttagcTTGTCTGTGAACCACACAACGCTAAACTGTGACAGTAATCGTCACCGTCACTGGGACGagatttcttcttcttttagcTTGTCTGTGAACCACACAAGATACAGCCACAAGAACAGGTGATAAATGTTActgcagttttttttttttttttgtgagtaTAGGTTTTCTTTAATGATACACATCGAGTACACGTTAAATACAACCTTATGAGTATAgtttttactaatttttgttgttgtttgtcGTTGTCAACGTGGAGGCTTGgtgaatatttgatttaaattcaCCGGgtgtttttattatatattttaatcaataattttgatattaataACGTTAAGGAGATATAAGTAATTTGAATATTCAAATTTTGtcatattaaatatgttgttttatgttaaattattatgttgtgttattaatataaatattgtaaatttATTAAGATTATTTTGTTAACGattttaaatgtatattttattatttattaatttgaatgaatatctttcttatttaatcaaaaaaaaatctttatttagtaaaaaaatattaatagttaGTATCTTTTTCTACAataattgatgaattttttactAAATGTAAAGTGAAATGTAATATTATGATATTAATGTAATCAATctgatatttaaaatatttttttttcccggCTATCTGAGTGTCATTGAAACTTTTCATATGTCAATGAATCTGGTCCAAATTGACGGGTATATTCAATATAACACTATCTCCTTTCCATGATGATTTAATTGAGACttttaatctttaatattttttattatatttttaattaatattatttgtatcattttcagtataatatttttattatatatttataatattaataatatattaataattaattaaattaattaatttagtaaaaatgtatatatttttatatatctttattaatatatgtatgaaaagatcaaatatttcaattatttaaaatagtgtgtgtgtgtgtaaaaTACACTAGATATCTATTGACTATTAACATTTCTGTAAAAgttttataatttgtaataGTATTCTTCGTAAGATTGagaatttaaacaaaatatataaattatcaataaatagttataaataatttggtTTGTTTCTAAAatgtctaaaaaaataaattttgataattgatttaataattttgttaagtAATATtatgagttttaaaaaatctcatattaaaatttatagtagACTTCCGTATAGGTTGGATTAGTTTTGGAGTTCCAACAAAAGAAATTTGAAGGAAATAACACTAAACTATAAGAGACAAATGTGTTTGGCAAAgctaaaaaatgaatttatagtttataaactataaattttgtttggtaagagtcatttataaatttatattttatagcacttttttttttataaactaattcaagtaatttattatttatcattgtTTCTTTTGACTTTATCTTTAgtattgtaattaaaatatgttttttactctttataatttatttataataatttatataatttaaaatttaaaataattttaataaataataatttaaattaaataatttaattattaaaatttaaaacaaataaactaactaaataaaaaatatatatttgattaataaataatttatttattataatttaaaattatctataaataatttaaatataaaaataaatgatattt from Cicer arietinum cultivar CDC Frontier isolate Library 1 chromosome 5, Cicar.CDCFrontier_v2.0, whole genome shotgun sequence carries:
- the LOC101513496 gene encoding gamma-interferon-responsive lysosomal thiol protein, translated to MVSSNTLSLSLILFLSFSSFFSPSQSHNKVSLELYYESLCPYCSNFIVNYLPKIFEQDLISIVDLKLVPWGNAKLRGNSTFDCQHGPNECLLNTVEACAIDIWPQLSKHFPFIYCVEDLVYEGKRDEWESCYEKLGLDSTLIDDCYRSEHGKELDLKYADETNALQPPHTYVPWVVVDGEPLYEDYENFVSYICKAYQGPDAPQSCTQASYLSTVLEVEAKAKHSFCVTERVMPTWGKIRSTIASWMSQMNFLGAF